Proteins co-encoded in one Maylandia zebra isolate NMK-2024a linkage group LG16, Mzebra_GT3a, whole genome shotgun sequence genomic window:
- the LOC101486462 gene encoding polycystin-1-like protein 2 isoform X1: MCQAILHLLILMTLSCHSLAENETNVTCPEHQRAFGGSCFEFVGIRHSFFSAQAWCEGNGGHLAFIPDEDTQYFLERHMDTKEDFWFGVAPSAEGHLSWLDGSPVTYSKWVSSPEPGAACGYVLRNSGFHWEARNNCSKNRSFICQFESGRTIVCEGRNTTLQCGSGQVLMIDGGFYGRKSIHYCRSKFPPPASPQHECSWADAVESITARCHGRQVCQIAEVANSFADPCPQLKSYLSVDYHCKDGLALSVTPTAVVLGDVRIHVKWLLHSPLTNFSCRVNTGDGHVINLNNPKGLESSVVHKYTHPSTFIVAAECTCSEMHITAQKIITIQEPVAEIGVIKCYAGNLSFYETNCKALCGEAFHIQMEVKAGTNVTYRIKADEKPLSGLSVVRGTEPQNVTVTSEIVTQLGSGCHHLTLYASNTVTFLEVSKDLQVCVLEKIVGLQASVLTAGDECLDSPFIIFDVSLVRGEPVMLLFSLSGNNGLFTETRQMNTRKEMFETENPIQGSIEAKLRVWNIFSSLEVVLNISASCDKDLGFKPSDQNNILFGMNNRRRKKHVRVGRALLTANRSATITQRDGGEGDCGNDDCGKGNCKKEGGDCCKGDCGKGNCKKEGGDCGKCDCGKGNCKKEGGDCGKCDCGKGNCKKEGGDCGKCDCGKGNCKKEGGDCGKCDCGKGDCKKGGGDCCKGDCGKGNCKKEGGDCGKCDCGKGDCKKGGGDCCKGDCGKGNCKKEGGDCGKCDCGKGNCKKEGGDCGKCDCGKGNCKKEGGDCGKCDCGKGNCKKEGGDCGKCDCGKGDCEKGGGDCCKCDCGKGDCEKGGGDCCKGDCGKGDCEKGGGDCCKGDCGKGDCEKGGGDCCKCDCRKGDCEKGGGDCCKGDCGKGGEDCCKGGCGKGDCEKGGGDCCKGDCGKGDCEKGGGDCCKGDCGKGGEDCCKGDCGKGGGDCCKGDCGKGDCKKGGGDCCKGDCGKGGEDCCKGDCGKGDCEKGGGDCCKGDCGKGDCGKGGGGGPDCGTDGDGSSGLSCSISPQSGTILDAFDITCNTENPCSNCQYCFSTQSKTLRCSQSNEVKFIFLPLGDSNSNYKLNILATATGEGQTVLSTTITAQVMDSTLSLSSIENILDQLKAEGQLSPEVAGQLFSSVANELNDQSDPAGQADRQKLRQKMLDILIAIVNENLNKTLQDVQVLATALASLVKKGTELNTPAQERAASLFATLSSFLLHMDLNATEVFATANIIVEGISSMLDYCPSKITSDGLLVALYNIQSAMLVFMELNEDSSIIQKTHVKVFVRRVLPAVLYTGSVNITNCTCITFSLPQLPTTILPSDKPVDVRMLNLDVNPFCWKVGWDISRFIGYLSLTTKEGSVIPVENLSKDIQIMFPRFAGEQVNTTILDLGNFSTTVIDIPSANSTLVLKMMPSKVPLPFKVLLGYNDYPTETNYVAATEMPQQGATQEEKYTWLLHPEDLKGNTGVHYLVVRPIVGPGIKSINASLSITPITTSCQFWNKSLLDWSKSGCRVGANTTHLETQCLCNHLTFFGNSFFVTPNLVDPSRTAELFATFADNPVVVCFVAALFLAYLLVLMWARRKDIQDTVKVKVTELEDNDPMDEYRYLLSVCTGHRIGASTSSQVTVTLLGTEGHSEPHHLTDSKKRVFERGAVDMFLLTTPFSLGDLQGIRLWHNNSGSHSAWYVGNVMVQDLQTEEKWHFLCNSWLSVDIDDCSLDKIFPAATEMDLKRFSNLFFTKTTKDFNDGHLWISVISRPPSSHFTCVQRVSCCFSLLLCTMLTSIMFYGIPKDPSDQVMDLGSFEFTWQQFMIGVQSSLIMFPVNILIVSIFRFTRPREFSCCQRKKKKKNTQDSSATTDMTNRVSLDVIIKDITRIAHSLSKTMKSNVACKEIKFVPGQENDVNAILSVLKDLITQNNTASENIETETQPQLSDSSAYPASAEGVIQKNRNKSQYLYRQLCRIDSELSQLGPSGFPNPHSYKQALQQVQSTKELLEDQLVASNRGVPDEPTNKTASPSDSTDGDGGEKERTCCHGGLPWWFIFFGWLLVIATSVVSGYFTMLYGLKFGKPRSISWLVSMVISFFQSVLLIQPLKVLCFAIFFALVIKKVDEEDFQNVQFERNHRNIGEQMFVRYGSVYEPPPLADVEKMRRNRMLEQKAFALIKEILIYMGFLWMLLLVAHGQRDPNAFYLNTHIKQSFCGNAPATMAIQDVFNWAKTSLLSNLFGQYPGFITDGNSKLLGNARLRQLRVKKNSCEIAGPMLKMVPGCSAPYSWEAEDMGSYGPGWNTSVGNNISASISSPWTYQTHSQLRAYPVWGELALYRGGGFSVELGPDLQTATSTLDYLFNNMWFDVYTRAIFVEFTVYNANVNLLCIVTLLLESPAVGAFQLNSEMQSVHLYLPGDGLHICIMTAEIIYMLFILYYMFNQGKLMKQQRWLYFKNKWNLLELSIILLSWSAVAAFIQRTLITNRDIAYYQNHNDKFVSFYQTGTSESLFQYLMAFLVLLATVKLWHLLRLNPKMNMITAALQRAWTSISGLLLSIVIMLLAYSIACNVIYGWNLSSYKTFMDALMTLIGLQIGIFNYDEVLASNPVLGGLLIGSCIVFVTFVVLNLLLSVILMAFNQEQKYHKPSEEEEIVDLMLMKIYSLFGIKRKHAKDTRESDVSGGCGLAQNNSRNILSTSPDSNIFQMSDKYVNL; the protein is encoded by the exons CTCGTTGCCACGGCCGACAGGTCTGCCAGATTGCTGAAGTTGCGAACTCCTTTGCTGACCCTTGTCCTCAGCTGAAGAGCTACCTGTCTGTGGACTATCACTGCAAAGACG GGCTCGCACTGTCAGTTACTCCCACCGCTGTGGTTCTTGGTGACGTCAGAATCCACGTGAAGTGGCTTTTACATTCACCCCTGACAAACTTTAGCTGCAGAGTGAACACAGGAGATGGCCATGTAATTAATTTGAACAATCCAAAAGG GTTGGAGAGCAGTGTGGTGCACAAATACACTCATCCAAGTACCTTTATTGTGGCAGCTGAATGCACTTGCAGTGAAATGCACATTACTGCTCAGAAAATAATTACGATTCAAGAGCCTGTTGCAGAGATCGGTGTTATCAAGTGCTATGCTGGAAACCTGTCTTTTTATGAAACCAACTGCAAAGCCCTGTGTGGAGAAGCCTTTCATATTCAAATGGAAGTAAAAGCAG GTACGAATGTGACCTACAGAATCAAAGCTGATGAAAAGCCGTTGTCCGGTTTATCTGTGGTCAGAGGAACTGAACCCCAGAACGTCACAGTAACATCAGAAATAGTGACGCAGCTCGGGTCTGGCTGCCACCATCTGACACTTTATGCGTCTAACACGGTCACATTCCTTGAAGTGTCCAAAGACCTGCAG GTGTGTGTTCTGGAGAAAATAGTTGGACTTCAGGCCTCTGTGTTGACAGCGGGCGATGAATGTTTAGATTCcccatttattatttttgatgtttcCCTTGTACGAGGAGAGCCTGTGATgctcttgttttctctttctggAAACAATGGCTTGTTCACTGAAACCAGACAAATGAATACCAGAAAGGAAATGTTTGAAACTGAAAACCCAATTCAAG GTTCTATAGAAGCAAAACTCAGAGTTTGGAACATCTTCTCCTCTCTTGAAGTGGTGCTGAATATATCTGCTTCTTGTGATAAAGATTTAGGCTTTAAACCCAGCGATCAAAATAACATTTTGTTTGGAATGAACAACAGACGG AGAAAGAAGCATGTTAGAGTTGGCAGAGCTCTACTCACAGCTAACCGTTCAGCTACAATAACTCAAAGAGATGGAGGGGAAGGAGACTGCGGAAACGACGACTGTGGAAAAGGCAACTGCAAAAAAGAGGGAGGAGACTGTTGCAAAGGCGACTGTGGAAAAGGCAACTGCAAAAAAGAGGGAGGAGACTGTGGCAAATGCGACTGTGGAAAAGGCAACTGCAAAAAAGAGGGAGGAGACTGTGGCAAATGCGACTGTGGAAAAGGCAACTGCAAAAAAGAGGGAGGAGACTGTGGCAAATGCGACTGTGGAAAAGGCAACTGCAAAAAAGAGGGAGGAGACTGTGGCAAATGCGACTGTGGAAAAGGCGACTGCAAAAAAGGGGGAGGAGACTGTTGCAAAGGCGACTGTGGAAAAGGCAACTGCAAAAAAGAGGGAGGAGACTGTGGCAAATGCGACTGTGGAAAAGGCGACTGCAAAAAAGGGGGAGGAGACTGTTGCAAAGGCGACTGTGGAAAAGGCAACTGCAAAAAAGAGGGAGGAGACTGTGGCAAATGCGACTGTGGAAAAGGCAACTGCAAAAAAGAGGGAGGAGACTGTGGCAAATGCGACTGTGGAAAAGGCAACTGCAAAAAAGAGGGAGGAGACTGTGGCAAATGCGACTGTGGAAAAGGCAACTGCAAAAAAGAGGGAGGAGACTGTGGCAAATGCGACTGTGGAAAAGGCGACTGCGAAAAAGGGGGAGGAGACTGTTGCAAATGCGACTGCGGAAAAGGCGACTGCGAAAAAGGGGGAGGAGACTGTTGCAAAGGCGACTGCGGAAAAGGCGACTGCGAAAAAGGGGGAGGAGACTGTTGCAAAGGCGACTGTGGAAAAGGCGACTGCGAAAAAGGGGGAGGAGACTGTTGCAAATGCGACTGCAGAAAAGGCGACTGCGAAAAAGGGGGAGGAGACTGTTGCAAAGGCGACTGTGGAAAAGGGGGAGAAGACTGTTGCAAAGGCGGCTGTGGAAAAGGCGACTGCGAAAAAGGGGGAGGAGACTGTTGCAAAGGCGACTGCGGAAAAGGCGACTGCGAAAAAGGGGGAGGAGACTGTTGCAAAGGCGACTGTGGAAAAGGGGGAGAAGACTgttgcaaaggtgactgtggaAAAGGGGGAGGAGACTGTTGCAAAGGCGACTGCGGAAAAGGCGACTGCAAAAAAGGGGGAGGAGACTGTTGCAAAGGCGACTGTGGAAAAGGGGGAGAAGACTGTTGCAAAGGCGACTGTGGAAAAGGCGACTGCGAAAAAGGGGGAGGAGACTGTTGCAAAGGCGACTGCGGAAAAGGCGACTGCGGaaaagggggagggggaggacCTGATTGCGGAACGGATGGAGATGGCTCCAGTGGCTTGTCATGTAGCATATCTCCACAGAGTGGAACAATCCTTGATGCTTTTGATATAACTTGCAATACTGAAAATCCCTGCTCTAACTGTCAGTATTGTTTCAGCACTCAGA GTAAGACTCTGCGATGCAGTCAGAGCAATGAAGTAAAATTCATCTTCCTTCCTCTCGGAGACAGCAATTCTAACTACAAACTGAATATACTGGCAACTGCAACGGGTGAAGGCCAAACAGTACTCAGCACCACTATAACTGCACAG GTTATGGATTCAACTTTGAGCTTAAGCTCAATAGAGAACATCTTGGATCAGCTAAAGGCAGAAGGCCAGCTGTCACCAGAAGTCGCTGGACAACTCTTCAGTTCTGTGGCCAATGAACTTAACGACCAATCTGATCCTGCAGGACAAGCAGATAGGCAAAAG CTTCGACAGAAGATGCTGGACATATTGATTGCTATAGTAAATGAAAATCTCAACAAAACTCTACAAGACGTTCAGGTGTTAGCCACAGCACTTGCTTCTCTCGTCAAGAAAGGGACTGAACTCAATACACCAGCACAG GAAAGGGCCGCATCATTGTTCGCAACCCTGAGTTCATTTCTCCTCCACATGGATCTAAACGCAACTGAAGTCTTTGCCACAGCCAACATTATTGTGGAGGGCATAAGCAGCATGCTCGACTATTGTCCCAGT AAAATCACCTCAGATGGCCTTCTTGTGGCCCTGTACAATATACAGAGTGCGATGTTGGTCTTTATGGAGCTCAATGAGGACTCAAGCATAATTCAGAAAACGCACGTTAAAGTATTTGTCAGAAG AGTTTTACCAGCAGTCTTGTACACAGGCTCCGTAAATATTACCAACTGTACCTGCATCACATTTTCTCTCCCACAACTACCCACTACCATACTTCCTTCAGACAAACCAGTGGATGTGCGA ATGCTGAACTTAGATGTAAACCCATTTTGTTGGAAGGTGGGATGGGACATCAGCAGATTCATAGGTTATTTATCCCTCACAACAAAAGAAGGGTCTGTTATCCCTGTGGAAAACTTAAGTAAGGATATTCAG ATCATGTTTCCACGGTTTGCTGGAGAACAAGTGAACACCACTATTCTGGACTTGGGGAACTTCAGCACAACGGTTATTGATATTCCTTCAGCGAACTCTACCCTGGTTCTAAAG ATGATGCCTTCAAAGGTTCCTTTACCCTTCAAAGTCCTCCTTGGTTATAATGACTACCCTACTGAGACAAATTATGTAGCGGCAACAGAGATGCCTCAGCAGGGAGCCACACAAG AGGAGAAATACACATGGCTCCTGCACCCTGAGGATTTAAAGGGCAACACTGGAGTGCATTATCTTGTTGTGAGACCCATAGTGGGCCCAGGTATAAAATCTATAAATGCCAGTTTATCAATTACGCCCATCACAACCTCATGTCAATTTTGGAATAAATCACTACTGGACTGGAGCAAATCTGGATGCAGA GTTGGTGCCAATACCACGCATTTAGAAACCCAGTGCCTCTGCAACCACCTCACCTTCTTTGGGAACTCCTTCTTTGTCACTCCCAACCTTGTCGACCCGTCACGCACTGCTGAGCTATTTGCAACCTTTGCCGATAATCCTGTGGTTGTGTGCTTCGTCGCGGCACTCTTTTTGGCATATCTCTTGGTCCTCATGTGGGCAAGACGAAAAGATATTCAAGACACAGTCAAG GTAAAGGTGACAGAGCTGGAGGACAATGATCCAATGGATGAGTATCGCTACCTGTTGAGTGTCTGCACCGGGCATCGTATAGGAGCCTCCACTTCCTCTCAG GTGACAGTTACTCTGCTGGGCACAGAAGGACACAGCGAGCCTCACCACTTGACAGATTCAAAGAAACGTGTGTTTGAAAGGGGAGCAGTGGACATGTTCCTGCTAACTACGCCCTTCTCCCTGGGAGACCTGCAGGGCATCAGACTATGGCACAACAATTCAGGAAGCCATTCTGCCTg GTATGTAGGCAATGTCATGGTGCAGGATTTACAGACAGAGGAGAAATGGCATTTTCTATGTAATTCCTGGCTGTCGGTAGACATTGATGACTGTTCCCTCGATAAAATATTTCCTGCTGCAACAGAGATGGATCTAAAAAGGTTCAG TAATTTGTTCTTCACAAAGACAACAAAGGATTTCAATGACGGACACCTCTGGATTTCGGTGATCAGTCGACCACCGAGCAGCCACTTCACCTGTGTGCAGAGAGTGTCCTGCTGTTTTTCTCTGCTGCTCTGTACCATGTTAACCAGTATCATGTTTTATGGGATCCCAAAAGATCCCTCTGACCAAGTAATGGACCTAG GAAGTTTTGAGTTTACTTGGCAGCAGTTCATGATTGGAGTTCAGAGCTCCCTCATCATGTTTCCCGTCAATATCCTCATAGTCAGTATTTTCAGATTCACTCGTCCTCGGGAGTTTTCTTGTTGCCAgcgcaaaaaaaagaaaaagaacacacAAGATTCTTCTGCCACAACGGACATGACTAACAGAGTGTCTTTAGATGTTATCATTAAG GACATCACAAGAATTGCCCACTCGCTCTCTAAGACGATGAAAAGCAACGTCGCATGCAAGGAGATTAAGTTTGTACCTGGACAAGAAAATGATGTCAATGCTATACTTTCTGTGTTGAAAGACTTAATCACACAGAATAACACAGCTAGTGAAAATATCGAGACAGAAACACAGCCTCAGCTATCAG ATAGCAGCGCTTATCCAGCATCGGCAGAGGGGGTGATTcaaaagaacagaaacaaaagCCAGTATCTGTACAGACAACTGTGTCGCATCGACAGTGAGTTGAGTCAGCTGGGTCCCTCAGGCTTCCCGAATCCACACAGCTACAAACAGGCGCTGCAGCAAGTCCAGAGCACGAAGGAGTTGCTTGAAGATCAACTCGTTGCATCCAACAGAGGCGTTCCAGATGAACCCACCAACAAAAC GGCCAGTCCGTCAGACAGCACTGATGGCGATGGCGGTGAGAAAGAAAGGACGTGCTGTCACGGAGGTCTACCCtggtggtttattttttttggctGGCTGCTGGTGATCGCAACCAGTGTCGTATCAGGCTATTTCACAATGCTGTATGGCTTGAAATTTGGAAAACCGCGCTCCATAAGTTGGTTGGTATCCATGGTTATTTCCTTCTTTCAGAGTGTCCTCCTTATTCAGCCGCTGAAG GTGCTTTGTTTTGCAATCTTCTTTGCTCTTGTGATTAAAAAAGTCGACGAGGAAGATTTTCAAAATGTTCAATTTGAAAGAAACCACAGAAATATCG GTGAACAAATGTTTGTGCGCTATGGCAGTGTTTATGAGCCGCCGCCTCTGGCAGACGTAGAAAAAATGAGGAGGAACAGGATGCTGGAACAGAAAGCCTTTGCTCTAATCAAGGAGATACTGA TCTACATGGGGTTCCTGtggatgctgctgctggtggcaCATGGCCAGAGAGATCCAAATGCTTTttacctaaacacacacattaaacaaaGCTTCTGTGGAAACGCCCCAGCCACCATGGCAATTCAAGATGTATTCAACTGGGCCAAGACATCTCTACTCAGTAACCTCTTTGGACAATATCCAG GATTCATCACTGATGGAAACTCGAAGCTTCTGGGAAATGCACGTCTTCGTCAACTGAGAGTGAAGAAGAACTCGTGTGAGATTGCAGGCCCCATGCTAAAGATGGTGCCAGGCTGTAGCGCTCCATATTCATGGGAAGCGGAGGACATGGGCTCCTACGGACCTGGCTGGAACACGTCTGTTGGAAATAACATCTCTGCAAGCATTTCCAGTCCCTGGACGTACCAGACACACTCTCAACTCAGAGCTTACCCCGTCTGGGGAGAATTGGCGCTCTACAGAGGGGGAGGCTTTTCAGTGGAGCTCGGCCCAGATTTACAAACTGCAACCAG CACCCTCGACTATCTGTTCAACAATATGTGGTTCGATGTTTACACGCGGGCCATCTTTGTTGAGTTCACTGTTTATAATGCAAATGTGAATCTCCTCTGCATTGTCACGCTTTTGCTGGAGTCCCCTGCTGTAG GAGCCTTTCAGTTAAACAGTGAAATGCAGAGTGTTCATCTCTACCTGCCAGGTGACGGCCTCCACATCTGCATTATGACCGCTGAGATcatttatatgcttttcatcCTCTATTACATGTTCAATCAG GGGAAATTAATGAAGCAGCAGCGCTGGCTTTACTTCAAGAACAAATGGAACCTTCTGGAGCTTTCTATCATCCTGCTGAGCTGGAGTGCCGTGGCCGCCTTTATCCAGAGGACTCTGATCACGAACCGTGATATAGCATACTACCAAAACCACAACGACAA GTTTGTCAGTTTTTACCAGACAGGCACATCAGAATCACTTTTTCAATATCTGATGGCTTTCCTGGTCCTGCTCGCCACTGTCAAACTGTGGCACCTGCTTAGACTTAACCCAAAGATGAACATGATCACAGCTGCACTGCAGCGAGCCTGGACCAGCATAAGCGGTCTTCTTCTGAGCATTGTGATCATGTTGCTGGCTTATTCCATTGCA TGTAACGTGATTTATGGCTGGAACCTATCCTCTTATAAAACTTTCATGGATGCTCTCATGACTCTCATCGGTTTGCAGATAGGCATCTTTAACTATGATGAG GTCCTGGCCAGCAATCCTGTGCTTGGTGGGTTACTCATTGGTTCCTGTATAGTTTTTGTGACATTCGTGGTGCTCAATCTCCTGCTCTCGGTGATCCTCATGGCATTCAATCAGGAGCAAAAATACCACAAG CCttctgaagaggaggagattgTCGACCTGATGCTGATGAAAATCTACAGTCTTTTTGGCATCAAACGTAAACATGCAAAAGACACCCGGGAGTCCGACGTGAGCGGCGGATGTGGCTTGGCCCAAAATAACAGCAGAAatatcttaagcacttctcctGATTCCAACATTTTTCAGATGTCTGACAAATACGTAAACCTCTAA